From the Leptospira sp. WS60.C2 genome, one window contains:
- a CDS encoding EAL domain-containing protein — protein MFTTESTEGNQFWNETYFVPHFQPIVNAINRSISAYEVLGRQFNPEKNTYHSLGGLFHNRDQDPVPVYNIDRILREKAIQTLKESSLRTKLFFNMMPNFLSRVHHTDLFAENFHIIQLIEKYGIDRNQVVIEITEDEFDGSIERLIQIVQIFRDYGLKIAIDDLGTGFSNLERIGYLHPDIMKVDIRIMRESLNKNSFKQVLGAISEMSQKLGSQLLFEGIETEEEVNLALSMGANLLQGFYFSTPNPHFLNRNTFSDKMKTVLENFSQVRSNELREKGIREQKIIDQLQDLFYELSDAKEEDFPYRFGQILGSLPREILKVFVCDAEGYQITPTYDLDRMNGGYLERSRQIGNNYAWKPYFLKHKEESERFRKKWGVTYPLYDIGNQNQYVIFTFSLMAGKILVAQVSWSE, from the coding sequence ATGTTCACAACGGAATCAACGGAAGGAAACCAATTTTGGAACGAAACATACTTTGTTCCTCATTTCCAACCCATCGTCAACGCCATCAATCGCTCGATCTCGGCTTATGAGGTACTTGGTCGCCAGTTTAACCCAGAAAAGAACACCTACCACTCTTTAGGTGGTTTGTTCCACAACCGGGATCAGGATCCCGTCCCAGTATACAACATTGATCGGATTTTGCGGGAAAAGGCGATCCAGACCCTGAAAGAGAGCTCTCTTCGCACCAAACTCTTTTTCAATATGATGCCAAACTTTCTTTCTAGGGTGCATCATACCGATCTGTTTGCCGAAAATTTTCATATCATCCAACTCATCGAAAAGTATGGAATCGATCGCAACCAAGTGGTGATTGAAATCACAGAGGATGAATTTGACGGTTCCATTGAACGTCTCATCCAAATCGTCCAAATCTTTCGGGATTACGGACTCAAAATTGCCATTGATGACCTAGGCACTGGTTTTTCCAATTTAGAACGAATTGGTTATCTGCATCCAGACATCATGAAGGTGGACATTCGGATCATGCGGGAGAGTTTGAATAAAAACTCATTCAAGCAGGTTCTCGGTGCGATCTCTGAAATGTCCCAAAAATTGGGAAGCCAACTCTTGTTTGAAGGGATAGAAACTGAGGAAGAGGTGAATCTTGCCCTTTCGATGGGTGCCAATCTCCTCCAAGGATTTTATTTTTCGACGCCGAACCCGCATTTTTTAAATCGAAATACGTTTTCCGATAAAATGAAGACGGTTCTTGAAAATTTCTCCCAAGTTCGCTCAAACGAACTTCGTGAGAAAGGAATTCGAGAACAAAAGATCATCGATCAGTTGCAAGATTTGTTTTATGAACTTTCGGATGCCAAAGAAGAGGACTTTCCGTATCGTTTTGGACAAATCCTAGGATCTCTCCCAAGAGAAATTTTGAAAGTATTTGTCTGCGATGCGGAAGGTTACCAAATCACTCCAACGTATGACCTGGATCGAATGAACGGTGGGTACTTAGAACGGTCTAGGCAGATTGGAAACAATTACGCCTGGAAACCATACTTTCTCAAACACAAAGAGGAATCAGAGCGCTTTCGCAAAAAGTGGGGTGTGACGTATCCTTTGTATGACATTGGAAATCAAAATCAATACGTGATCTTTACCTTTTCTCTCATGGCGGGGAAGATCTTGGTGGCACAGGTGAGCTGGTCGGAATAG
- a CDS encoding sugar phosphate nucleotidyltransferase, which produces MRFQEDSIDCVDFILKKDEVLTIILGGGKGTRLLPLTEKRSKPAVSFGGKYRLIDIPISNSLNSGFEKIFILTQFNSYSLNRHINRTYATNNIHQKSFVEIIAAEQTVSSANWFEGTADAVRKVLPYIREQKPKYVLILSGDQLYNMDLADFMQSHLMDPETQISVATNAIPEDQIYGLGIVKAGVGGMIQEFIEKPQDVSQVESCRTVQGSFLANMGIYIFNTSTLIDVLEDRNMADFGKEILPKAIKERKVKAYTYDGYWEDIGTIKAFYEANLMLTDHIPRFNLYLEKTPIYTRARALPPSKINQAIVNQALISEGTILNQCEVHRSIIGVRQLIASGTKIYDSIIMGLDHYGYFDRKSGKIPIGIGPNCEIRKAIVDKDCAIGANVRLLNEQNLQEFEDDYIRIVDGIIVVPRHSAIPDGYSI; this is translated from the coding sequence ATGCGATTTCAAGAAGATTCCATTGACTGTGTTGATTTTATTTTAAAGAAAGATGAGGTTCTCACGATCATCCTGGGTGGGGGAAAAGGTACTAGGCTTCTCCCTCTTACGGAAAAACGATCAAAACCAGCCGTAAGTTTTGGTGGCAAATACCGTCTCATTGACATTCCGATTTCTAACTCGCTCAACAGTGGTTTTGAAAAAATCTTCATTTTAACACAGTTTAACTCGTATTCGTTGAATCGCCACATAAACAGAACATATGCTACAAACAACATCCACCAAAAAAGTTTTGTTGAGATCATTGCAGCAGAACAGACCGTTTCCAGTGCTAACTGGTTCGAAGGAACTGCTGACGCCGTAAGAAAAGTTTTACCATACATCCGAGAACAAAAACCAAAATATGTACTCATCCTATCAGGAGACCAATTATACAATATGGATCTTGCTGATTTTATGCAGAGCCATTTGATGGACCCTGAAACTCAGATCTCGGTTGCTACAAATGCAATTCCCGAAGACCAAATTTATGGGCTTGGGATTGTGAAAGCGGGAGTGGGTGGTATGATTCAAGAATTCATAGAAAAACCACAAGACGTTTCCCAAGTCGAATCCTGTCGCACAGTACAAGGATCCTTTCTTGCAAATATGGGGATTTATATCTTCAATACATCTACCTTGATTGATGTGTTAGAAGACAGGAATATGGCAGACTTTGGAAAAGAAATCCTACCAAAAGCCATCAAAGAAAGAAAGGTAAAAGCATACACTTACGACGGTTATTGGGAGGACATAGGAACCATCAAAGCGTTTTACGAAGCAAATTTGATGTTAACGGATCATATCCCTCGATTCAATTTGTATTTGGAGAAAACCCCTATTTATACCAGGGCACGTGCGCTGCCACCGTCAAAGATCAATCAGGCGATCGTAAACCAAGCTTTGATCTCCGAGGGAACGATCTTGAACCAGTGTGAGGTGCACAGGTCCATCATCGGTGTTCGCCAGCTGATCGCCTCAGGCACTAAAATTTATGATTCGATCATCATGGGTCTCGATCATTACGGTTACTTTGATCGGAAGTCAGGCAAAATCCCAATTGGAATTGGACCTAACTGTGAGATACGGAAAGCGATTGTGGATAAGGACTGCGCGATTGGCGCCAACGTTCGCCTGTTAAACGAACAAAACTTACAAGAGTTCGAAGATGACTACATTCGGATCGTGGACGGAATCATTGTGGTTCCAAGGCATTCTGCCATCCCAGATGGGTACAGTATTTGA
- the purQ gene encoding phosphoribosylformylglycinamidine synthase subunit PurQ, producing MKVRVVTFPGSNCDKDVGSVLEEYFQAKVNYTWYKESFDDMPDLVVLPGGFSFGDYLRCGAMAKFSPSMESVVKYANKGGKVLGVCNGFQILTESGLLPGALLHNRTLKYICKDVELVPVKENVFAKKIQGNLSIPIAHGEGAYFADPETLERLEKNGQVVFRYETNPNGSLHDIAGICNEKGNVLGMMPHPERAMNPYTGKMDGKQILEALLKN from the coding sequence ATGAAAGTCCGAGTGGTTACGTTTCCTGGTTCCAATTGTGATAAGGATGTGGGATCTGTTTTAGAAGAATATTTCCAAGCAAAAGTAAACTATACTTGGTACAAAGAATCCTTCGATGATATGCCAGACCTTGTGGTTTTACCTGGTGGATTTTCTTTTGGAGACTATTTACGCTGTGGAGCCATGGCAAAGTTCAGTCCTTCCATGGAATCAGTTGTGAAATATGCAAATAAGGGCGGTAAGGTTCTCGGAGTATGCAATGGATTCCAAATTTTAACCGAGTCTGGGCTATTACCGGGAGCATTGTTACACAATCGTACTCTAAAATACATTTGTAAAGATGTAGAACTAGTGCCAGTAAAAGAAAATGTTTTTGCGAAGAAAATCCAAGGAAACCTCTCGATACCCATTGCTCATGGAGAGGGTGCTTATTTTGCTGATCCGGAAACTTTAGAACGATTAGAAAAAAACGGACAAGTGGTATTTCGTTACGAAACAAATCCCAATGGATCTTTGCACGACATCGCAGGGATTTGCAATGAAAAGGGAAATGTTCTAGGTATGATGCCGCATCCGGAAAGAGCCATGAATCCTTATACAGGTAAAATGGACGGAAAACAAATCCTCGAAGCTCTATTAAAAAATTAG
- the purS gene encoding phosphoribosylformylglycinamidine synthase subunit PurS — MFVAKINVTLKESVLDPQGQTVLRTLQDQGKASVKDLRVGKYIEMKLNVSSQKEAEAIAKEICESVLVNQVIETYKLVVESA; from the coding sequence ATGTTTGTCGCAAAAATAAATGTCACCCTCAAAGAATCAGTCCTTGACCCGCAAGGGCAAACCGTTCTCCGCACCTTGCAAGACCAAGGGAAAGCCTCTGTAAAAGATTTACGTGTCGGAAAATACATTGAGATGAAACTCAATGTTTCTTCACAAAAAGAAGCGGAGGCCATCGCCAAAGAAATTTGTGAGTCAGTACTTGTGAACCAAGTGATCGAAACGTACAAACTTGTGGTAGAAAGTGCATGA
- a CDS encoding phosphoribosylaminoimidazolesuccinocarboxamide synthase: MIPSPHYKGKVRDVYDLGTELLLVATDRISAFDVVFSEPVEDKGKILTRIATSWFRYFSDIPNHLITDDVSQFPKPYQNEPSLLGRSVLVKKAERIDFECVVRGYLTGSAWKEYCKFGTIAETPYPKNLQESYRFPTPIFTPARKNDSGHDENVSEETMENEVGSSLFQELKKLSLHLYGKAHDLMAKQGIILCDTKFEFGLINGKPILIDEILTPDSSRYWDASTYALGVTPASFDKQILRNWLESTSWDKNPPPPQLPESLIQELRKKYLELEDKISLCLSQK; the protein is encoded by the coding sequence ATGATTCCCTCTCCGCATTATAAAGGAAAGGTGAGAGACGTTTATGATCTGGGAACAGAGTTACTTCTTGTTGCCACAGATCGGATTTCTGCATTTGATGTTGTTTTTTCGGAACCTGTCGAAGACAAAGGGAAAATCCTAACAAGGATTGCAACGAGTTGGTTTCGTTATTTTTCCGATATTCCGAATCATCTGATCACCGATGATGTAAGCCAGTTCCCCAAACCATATCAAAACGAACCAAGTCTTCTTGGGCGCTCTGTTCTTGTCAAAAAGGCGGAACGAATCGATTTTGAATGTGTGGTTCGCGGGTATTTGACTGGTTCTGCCTGGAAGGAATACTGCAAGTTTGGTACCATTGCAGAGACTCCGTATCCAAAGAACTTGCAAGAATCCTATCGGTTTCCAACTCCCATCTTCACTCCTGCACGGAAAAATGACTCAGGTCATGATGAAAACGTAAGCGAAGAAACGATGGAAAATGAAGTTGGTTCTTCCTTGTTCCAAGAACTAAAGAAACTCTCTCTTCACCTTTATGGGAAGGCTCATGATTTGATGGCTAAACAAGGAATCATTCTCTGTGATACTAAATTTGAATTTGGTCTCATAAATGGAAAACCAATCCTCATCGATGAAATTTTGACCCCAGATTCGTCTCGTTATTGGGATGCATCGACCTACGCTCTAGGAGTCACACCTGCCAGTTTTGACAAACAAATCCTCCGAAATTGGCTTGAATCGACCTCGTGGGACAAAAATCCACCGCCCCCACAACTCCCCGAATCCTTGATTCAGGAACTACGTAAAAAATACTTGGAATTGGAAGATAAAATCAGCTTATGTTTGTCGCAAAAATAA
- a CDS encoding PP2C family protein-serine/threonine phosphatase, with protein MDSKETQHTILIVDDVPENVELLKYLLSQEGFKTYTAFSAEEARLVLLNTSIDTLLLDVNMPVQDGFSFCRELRTMDQFKLLPILFITSIEREVGFQEAMKNGGDDFINKPFNKRELVAKIHSVIRLKDLQDELYQQKSKYEKELQTARRVQDQLIPEKSFIWNGIKAQTLFHPYLQIGGDFVDTWIEEKKLHIVIADCSGHGPSAALIGAMFKMQLFNLVANMGLKERVSHLRKNMELVLPEDYAITFCYAIIDQDLNLSYINGGHPAPIIYMDGETKLLKGMSPMIMGINMVTNDEVQSLPLKGGCKFFMYTDGASEAMNSKMEYITEDGMCEIFHESVLSGNDILPTVQNKILEFCGSSTPSDDMAMVCIQL; from the coding sequence ATGGATTCCAAGGAAACACAACATACGATTCTCATTGTAGATGATGTCCCGGAAAACGTGGAGTTACTCAAATACCTTTTGTCGCAGGAAGGTTTTAAGACATACACTGCTTTTTCTGCAGAAGAGGCTAGGTTAGTATTACTCAACACTTCTATAGATACTTTGCTTCTTGATGTGAATATGCCAGTACAGGATGGATTCTCGTTTTGTAGAGAACTAAGGACGATGGATCAATTCAAACTTCTTCCTATTTTATTTATTACCTCCATTGAAAGGGAAGTTGGGTTCCAAGAGGCAATGAAAAATGGGGGAGATGATTTTATCAATAAGCCATTCAATAAGCGCGAGTTAGTTGCAAAGATACACTCCGTCATTCGCCTAAAAGACTTACAAGACGAACTTTACCAACAAAAAAGTAAATACGAAAAAGAATTACAAACTGCTCGTCGTGTTCAGGACCAACTCATTCCTGAAAAAAGTTTTATTTGGAATGGAATTAAGGCACAAACCCTCTTTCATCCATATTTACAAATTGGTGGTGATTTTGTTGATACTTGGATTGAGGAGAAAAAACTTCATATCGTGATCGCGGATTGTTCCGGTCATGGCCCAAGTGCTGCTCTCATTGGAGCCATGTTCAAAATGCAGTTATTTAATCTAGTGGCAAATATGGGTCTTAAAGAACGTGTGTCCCACTTAAGAAAGAATATGGAGTTAGTTCTTCCAGAGGACTATGCTATTACATTTTGTTATGCGATCATCGATCAAGATTTGAATTTATCTTATATCAATGGTGGGCATCCTGCGCCCATTATCTATATGGATGGAGAAACCAAGTTACTCAAAGGGATGAGTCCCATGATTATGGGAATCAATATGGTGACGAACGACGAAGTCCAATCCCTACCTCTCAAGGGAGGTTGTAAGTTTTTTATGTATACAGATGGGGCAAGTGAAGCGATGAATTCCAAGATGGAATACATCACCGAAGATGGTATGTGTGAAATATTTCATGAATCCGTTTTATCAGGAAACGACATTCTTCCTACAGTGCAGAATAAAATCTTAGAATTTTGTGGTTCTTCCACTCCGAGTGACGATATGGCAATGGTGTGTATACAATTATGA
- the ccsA gene encoding cytochrome c biogenesis protein CcsA, producing the protein MERKIKLIHPTIDLVFYLVVCLSLVFAVFVSILYPNVILEQGLSHRIFYLHVPVAWVALYGPILSFVFSLIYFLKKDLLWDRLAFTANQLAFVFAIGVLFSGPIWAYSAWGVPWDKTDARLQSFFILCISLLSYFIFRFLVPSRKKKAILSAYLSVLCAVSAVLTWGAIRWIENPGNHPGSVLGKGGMDSDMKQTMWLGVLAYHFLFLILFLLSNRNEKIQEIRNVLRSELN; encoded by the coding sequence ATGGAACGTAAGATCAAACTAATTCATCCAACGATCGACTTGGTGTTCTATCTCGTCGTATGCCTTTCGCTTGTGTTTGCGGTGTTTGTTTCGATTCTCTATCCCAATGTCATTTTGGAACAAGGACTAAGTCATAGAATTTTTTATTTGCATGTTCCAGTCGCATGGGTTGCGTTATACGGTCCTATTTTGTCTTTCGTTTTTTCCCTGATTTATTTTTTGAAAAAGGACTTACTCTGGGATCGCCTTGCGTTTACCGCAAACCAATTGGCATTTGTGTTTGCCATAGGCGTTTTATTCTCCGGTCCCATTTGGGCATATAGTGCTTGGGGTGTTCCTTGGGACAAAACGGATGCAAGGCTTCAGTCTTTTTTTATCTTATGTATTTCTCTTTTGAGTTATTTTATTTTTCGCTTTCTTGTGCCTTCTCGAAAGAAAAAAGCAATTTTATCTGCTTATCTATCAGTCCTTTGTGCTGTGAGTGCAGTTCTGACTTGGGGGGCCATTCGTTGGATTGAAAACCCTGGTAACCATCCCGGAAGTGTACTGGGGAAAGGTGGTATGGATTCCGACATGAAACAAACCATGTGGCTTGGGGTATTGGCCTATCATTTCCTTTTTTTGATTTTGTTTCTTCTTTCGAATCGAAATGAAAAAATCCAAGAAATTCGTAATGTCCTAAGGTCTGAATTGAATTAA
- a CDS encoding heme exporter protein CcmB yields the protein MGRSLGGIVSLFTLSVSVVFIFYTSIEVNEILSQRSIRGLKWAIIFILNFVIISQSLWEERESMGWEASLSYVSPTYLYVSKSLTIWFSTIIVNALLVLVLAVFFQNMSLDRYLGEWLFANLGSGCLVFLGVSLGVVAFESRLKEIIIPLLQLPFSIPLFLFGLEAENRYWMEVGFYLPSVGLLFFFLLFYGTLGSVMVETLKNE from the coding sequence ATGGGACGATCTCTCGGAGGGATTGTATCACTCTTTACTTTGAGTGTTTCGGTGGTGTTTATTTTTTATACTTCCATCGAAGTCAATGAGATCTTATCGCAACGGAGCATTCGTGGTCTCAAATGGGCGATCATTTTTATTTTGAACTTTGTCATCATTAGCCAAAGTTTATGGGAAGAACGGGAGTCCATGGGTTGGGAAGCAAGTTTGAGTTATGTGAGTCCTACCTATCTTTATGTCAGCAAATCGCTCACCATCTGGTTTAGCACCATCATCGTCAATGCGCTTCTTGTACTTGTTCTTGCGGTTTTCTTTCAAAATATGTCTCTGGATCGTTATTTAGGGGAATGGTTATTTGCCAATTTGGGCAGTGGTTGTTTGGTATTTTTGGGAGTATCCCTCGGTGTGGTGGCATTTGAGAGCCGTTTGAAGGAGATTATCATTCCGCTTTTGCAACTCCCATTTTCGATTCCCTTGTTTTTGTTTGGTTTGGAAGCAGAAAATCGCTATTGGATGGAAGTTGGGTTTTATTTACCGTCGGTGGGGCTGCTTTTCTTTTTCCTTTTGTTTTATGGTACTTTGGGCTCGGTGATGGTGGAAACCTTAAAGAATGAGTAG
- a CDS encoding ATP-binding cassette domain-containing protein, translating into MNRMLLETKGLTITVGEKTLLKEVNLSFFETGLFAVLGENGAGKSTLLKKIYHDSLTSPEWSWPQGKKKIAYLGHELGFYSSLSLEENLDYFAHLDGFHSMERRLELLRLFRLEKRIWDPIHFFSRGMKQKVAIMRVLLSSADVILFDEPYTGLDSESSLVLSSLLSEEKKSKLILVVLHSVPTELKTTGQILIRQGSVLVS; encoded by the coding sequence ATGAACCGAATGCTTTTGGAAACAAAAGGACTCACTATTACTGTCGGCGAAAAAACCTTATTGAAAGAGGTGAATCTTTCTTTTTTTGAGACAGGTTTATTTGCAGTTCTCGGAGAGAACGGAGCAGGAAAGTCCACCTTACTCAAAAAAATCTATCATGATTCCCTAACATCGCCCGAGTGGAGTTGGCCTCAAGGGAAAAAGAAAATTGCCTATCTTGGTCATGAACTTGGATTTTACTCTTCACTCAGTTTGGAAGAGAACTTGGATTATTTTGCCCACCTGGATGGTTTCCATTCTATGGAGAGGAGGTTAGAACTTTTGCGACTCTTTCGATTGGAAAAAAGAATTTGGGATCCCATTCATTTTTTTTCTCGAGGGATGAAACAAAAGGTAGCGATCATGCGAGTGTTACTTTCATCTGCTGATGTGATTTTATTTGATGAGCCTTATACGGGATTAGATTCAGAATCTTCACTGGTTCTCAGTTCTCTTCTCAGTGAAGAAAAAAAATCTAAACTGATCCTGGTTGTTCTCCACTCAGTGCCTACAGAATTAAAAACGACAGGGCAAATTTTAATTCGCCAAGGGAGTGTTCTTGTTTCTTAG
- a CDS encoding tetratricopeptide repeat protein produces the protein MFHHLITFALLFLFPTLLYGQKLIGNKEYPELLWGKDEEFDTSDFPNGSFIYHREDFILTRGKLFTGEPPKSNGSFAYGTETITNSGKWNNDTIELLFNGKLNNRSEVIKRLEAGVRFDPQFFPFRYNLGRLYSLEMKYEKALVEFEYAKAELPEYYKTYLHIGILSEITRQTYYAIMNYKLAVEKNPYDTEALIRLADHYLATGLKNRALLYLNKALKIEEESPNVKLGFARLEMEKGNYHIAYKIFNRTSLTTGEGKLKPYDKKFHYYFAETASKVTDYETAEEEYTKMLSFKNDPFFATVSSKVIARRRDIAKKFAEAKRTQLDDSEEEVTPPSE, from the coding sequence ATGTTCCACCACCTGATTACATTCGCACTTCTGTTTTTGTTTCCCACACTGCTATATGGACAAAAACTGATTGGGAACAAGGAATACCCAGAATTACTCTGGGGAAAGGATGAAGAGTTTGATACCTCTGATTTTCCGAATGGCTCCTTCATTTACCATAGAGAGGACTTTATCCTAACTAGGGGAAAACTCTTTACTGGCGAACCTCCCAAATCCAACGGTAGTTTTGCCTATGGAACAGAAACCATCACCAATTCAGGGAAATGGAATAACGACACGATCGAACTTTTATTCAATGGAAAACTAAATAATCGCTCAGAAGTGATCAAACGATTGGAAGCGGGAGTTCGATTTGATCCTCAATTTTTTCCATTCCGTTACAATCTAGGAAGGCTTTATTCATTGGAGATGAAATATGAAAAAGCCCTGGTGGAATTTGAATATGCCAAAGCGGAATTGCCAGAGTATTATAAAACCTATTTGCATATTGGCATTCTCTCCGAAATCACAAGGCAGACCTATTATGCCATCATGAACTACAAGTTAGCGGTGGAAAAAAATCCCTATGATACAGAAGCATTGATTCGCCTTGCAGATCATTATTTGGCAACTGGTTTAAAAAATAGAGCCCTCCTCTATTTAAACAAAGCACTCAAAATTGAAGAAGAAAGTCCAAACGTCAAACTTGGATTTGCTAGACTTGAAATGGAAAAAGGCAATTACCATATTGCATATAAAATCTTCAATCGTACAAGTTTAACGACTGGAGAAGGAAAATTAAAGCCATACGATAAGAAATTTCATTATTATTTTGCGGAAACCGCTTCAAAAGTCACAGACTATGAAACAGCCGAAGAAGAATATACGAAAATGCTAAGTTTCAAGAATGATCCTTTTTTTGCCACCGTATCCTCGAAAGTGATCGCAAGACGAAGAGACATTGCCAAAAAATTTGCCGAAGCTAAACGAACTCAATTGGATGATTCAGAAGAAGAAGTCACTCCTCCGAGTGAATGA
- a CDS encoding ABC transporter ATP-binding protein — translation MFKIKNLSVSIGSRTLLTDLSMEANPQEITGLIGKSGSGKSTLFRLALGLLRKEDGYEWTGHLEWKGQSLGKGFHSKLQPVFQDPFGSFSSYGTIGDLLLEPMRIQKKFFLNQKEKQQTRELIEFYCEKFGLPVSLLKKNKQDLSGGQLQRFAILRALLANPEYLLLDEPVTALDVLVQKKIAEELKEINRNQKLGMLIVSHDLGFLSYMCDRLSVLEEGQISESGITSEILKHPKSKLLLELLNARFHSLGGVTSSSESSN, via the coding sequence ATGTTTAAAATCAAAAATCTTTCTGTATCCATTGGGAGCCGAACCTTGCTTACCGATCTTTCTATGGAAGCAAATCCACAAGAAATCACTGGCCTCATCGGAAAGTCAGGTTCTGGTAAATCCACTCTCTTTCGTTTGGCACTCGGATTGTTACGAAAAGAAGATGGTTACGAGTGGACAGGACATTTAGAATGGAAAGGACAATCCTTGGGAAAAGGATTCCATTCGAAACTCCAACCTGTTTTTCAAGATCCGTTTGGTTCTTTTTCTTCTTATGGAACCATTGGTGATTTGCTTCTTGAGCCAATGCGGATCCAAAAGAAATTTTTTTTGAATCAAAAAGAAAAACAACAAACGAGGGAATTGATCGAATTCTATTGTGAGAAGTTTGGTTTACCCGTTTCTCTCCTTAAAAAAAACAAACAAGACTTAAGTGGTGGTCAATTGCAAAGATTTGCCATCCTGCGAGCACTTTTAGCAAATCCTGAATATCTTTTACTCGATGAGCCAGTAACAGCACTTGATGTCCTTGTTCAAAAAAAAATTGCAGAAGAGTTAAAAGAAATCAATCGTAATCAAAAATTAGGCATGCTCATCGTATCCCATGATTTGGGTTTTTTATCCTATATGTGTGATCGTCTTTCTGTGTTAGAAGAAGGACAAATTTCAGAATCTGGTATTACTTCTGAAATTTTAAAACATCCTAAATCGAAACTTCTATTGGAATTGTTAAACGCAAGGTTTCATTCACTCGGAGGAGTGACTTCTTCTTCTGAATCATCCAATTGA
- a CDS encoding hydroxymethylglutaryl-CoA lyase, which produces METVKITEVGPRDGLQNEKTILTTHDKFEFVKRLVESGAKHIELTSFVRKDRIPQMGDAMELSALVLPKFGKDVHFSCLTPNPKGYEAAKQAGFKEVAVFTATSESFTKKNINMTVKESFDSFQPIFDQAKQDGIKVRGYISTVVACPYEGKIAPEKTLEVAERLLDAGAYEISLGETIGVAVPSEVEALLEVVLKKIPISYLNCHFHDTYGMAIANTKQALNMGIRSFDSSAGGLGGCPYAKGAAGNVATEDLVYFLTKEGFDTGIQLDALVRVSQFMESKLERTLNSRTYIAKKNVS; this is translated from the coding sequence TTGGAAACAGTTAAAATCACAGAAGTGGGACCAAGAGATGGATTACAAAATGAGAAGACCATTCTTACCACTCATGATAAATTCGAATTCGTAAAACGTCTAGTAGAATCTGGTGCCAAACACATTGAACTTACTTCTTTTGTTCGCAAGGACCGCATACCACAGATGGGAGATGCGATGGAACTCTCGGCACTTGTCCTACCGAAGTTTGGAAAAGACGTACATTTTTCTTGCCTCACTCCCAATCCAAAAGGATATGAAGCCGCCAAACAAGCAGGTTTCAAAGAAGTAGCAGTCTTTACGGCTACTTCCGAGTCATTCACTAAAAAAAACATCAACATGACCGTGAAAGAGAGTTTTGATTCTTTCCAACCCATCTTTGACCAAGCAAAACAAGATGGCATCAAAGTGAGAGGATACATTTCAACAGTCGTCGCTTGTCCGTATGAAGGGAAAATTGCTCCCGAAAAAACCCTAGAAGTTGCAGAACGATTGTTAGATGCAGGTGCATATGAAATTTCTCTAGGAGAAACAATTGGTGTTGCTGTTCCCAGCGAAGTGGAAGCACTTCTGGAAGTTGTTCTAAAAAAAATCCCAATCTCCTATCTCAATTGTCACTTCCATGATACGTATGGGATGGCCATTGCAAACACCAAACAAGCTCTGAATATGGGAATACGCAGTTTTGATAGCTCAGCAGGTGGTCTTGGTGGTTGTCCCTACGCCAAAGGAGCGGCAGGCAATGTGGCAACGGAAGATTTGGTTTATTTTTTAACAAAGGAAGGTTTCGATACAGGAATCCAATTGGATGCCCTTGTCAGAGTCAGCCAGTTTATGGAATCAAAACTGGAGAGAACTCTTAACTCAAGAACCTATATCGCCAAAAAGAATGTCAGTTGA